One Stigmatella aurantiaca genomic window, TCGCTCACCGCGGCGCAGATCGCCGCCTCGGCCAACCAGCAGGCCACGGGCATTGGGCAGATCCGCCAGGCGATGCGGGACGTGAACCAGTCGGCACAGCAGACGCTGGCCTCCACCCGGCAGACCGAGCGCGCGGTGCAGGACCTCAACACCATGGGGCTCAAGCTCAAGGGCCTGTTGAGCGAGTTTGGGCGCGGCGCCCAGGCCACCTGAGGACGGCTTTCCCCGGGGGGGGTGGTGACAGCCGTCACGGGACTGGTGAGTGCTGTCACCCCCTTGGGGGGATTTCCCGTTCGTAAGCGCTTGAAATCATGTGGGCCTCCTGAGCGTGAGGTGCGACATCGGCATGGCATGTGAGGTGCAGAAGGACAGGACATCACCTTTTCGCACCACGCCAGGGAGTGCCACCATGAAGACCTCGTTCGGCTCCAAGTTCTCCACCCGCTCCTTGAACCTGCCCTCGGCCAGCAGCCACACCCGTCCTCAGGCTCCCGCGCGCGCCTCCACGCTGCCGCCCTCGGCCAGCAGCCACACCCGTCCTCAGGCTCCCGCGCGCGCCTCCACGCTGCCGCCCTCGGCCCCCTCGCCGCTGTCCACCAAGCCCACCGCGGCCGCTCCGGGCGCGACGAACACCCCGGCGGCCCCCCAGGCCACGACGCCCCTGAAGCACCCGGGAATGCCCGAGGGCGCTCCCTCCTACAGCCCCTACTCGCAGAGCCACGGCCAGTCCGACAACCTGATGATCTCCGGCGGCGACAACAAGCTGACCGCGCCCCCGACCGCCAAGCAGAACATGTACGTCGACCGGCCGGGCAACCCCTACCAGAAGGATGTCTTCGGCGGCACGGTGAACGCCAACACGGGCTCGATGCAGGCCTCCACCACCCACCAGACCGGCGGCGGCGTGTTCCACCACTCGGCGGAGGCCTCCATCAACGGGCCGCAGGCGTCCTACCAGACGCAGGGCACGCACGCGGGGCGCTTCGGCATCTCCAGCGCCCAGCTCACCGCCGAGGCCAACGCGTTCCGGGCCAGCGGGCAGGCCGGCATCTCGGCCGACAGGAACAGCCACGCGTACACCGCCGCGCTGACGGGCAAGGCCGAGACGGGCGTGGGGGTGACGGGCAGCGTCAGCCACGACTTCAACCGGCACGCGGGCGGCTACCTCAAGGGCGAGGCCAAGGCCGGTGCCGGCGCCTACGCCGAGGCGGTGGCCTCGCTGGATCCGCGCACCGCCACCGCGATGCTCTCCGCGCAGGCCGGCGCGAGCGCCACGGCCGGTGTGTACGGCACGGCGGGTGGCCACCTGGGCCGGCTGCACGGCTCCGTCACCGGCGGCGCCGTGGCGGGCGTGGCGGCCCAGGCGGGCGGCAAGCTCGGGCTGGAGAACGGCTTCCTCAAGCACTCCGCGGACGTCAACGCCGCCATGGGCGTGGGCACGCACTTCAAGACCGACGCGGCGCTCGACGTGCGCCACCACATCAAGCCCGGCATCGCCGAGGGCCTGCGCCCGGGCATCGCCTCGGCGGCGGGCGTGGGCGCTCCGGGCGCCGCGCTGGCGCCCGAGCAGTCCGGGTTCGAGAAGTTCTTCACCAAGTTGGGCTGGTAGTCCCTCAGGGCGCGGGAGGCGTGGCCGGCGGGTGTGGCCGGGCGCGCGCGAGCAGCACCACGGCCCCGGCCGCCAGCAGGGGTACCGCTCCCGTGGGGACCAGCGCCATCTGGGCGCTGGCGTGCCGCAGGAGCAGGGCCGTGAGCGCGCTGCCCACGCCGATGCCGAGCGCCCAGCACGCCCCGTACAGCGCGAAGCCCTCGGCCTGCCGGTCCGAGGGCAATGCCTGTTGAAGCAGGTAGGTGAGCAGCCCCACCAGCGGGGCCAGGAAGAGCCCGGCCGCCGCCAGCCACACCCCCAGCCCCAGGACGCTGTCCATCCACACGGTGGGCAGCAGCAACCCCCCCCACAGCGCCAGGAAGACCAGGGCCCTGCCGAGGGCTCGCTGCGGGGAGGAGGGCCGCAGGAGGCTCGCGTGAACCAGGCCCCCCACGGCGCTCGTGACGGACAGCAGGGCGGAGAGGCCGCCCCACAGCTCCGCGCGGGAACCCAGCTCCACCAGCCGGGCTGGCAGGGCCGTGTCCACCGAGCCCCAGCCCACGCCGCACGCCACCACGCTCACGTAGACGAGCAGGGGCAGCCCCTGCAGCAAGGGCCGCAGCGAGACCCGGTCTCCGGGAAGGGTGGAGGAGGGCGGCGGCGCGCGCGGCGGCAGCCAGCGGTTGATGCCCAGGGCCAGCAGGGCCCCGGCGCCGATGACGCCCAGGGAGAGCGACGGGTGCACCAGGGCCAGGGCGCCCACGAGCGGCGGCCCGCCGATCCACGCCACCTCGATGAGCACCGCGTCGATGGCGAAGGCCGGCGCCAGCCGGGCCGGGGGCAGCAGGGAGGGCAGCAGCGCGCGGTAGGCCCCCGCGACGCCCGCGGGGATGACGCCCAGCAGCAGCGAGAGCACCAGCAACACGGGCAGAGAGGCGCGCAGGGTGCCCGCGAGGGCCATCGCCCCGCACAGGAGGGCCTGCAGCAGCAGCGGGGTGCGCAGGGCGCCCGGCAGGGAGCGCCGGTCCATCTGCCGTCCGCGGAAGGGCGAGGCCACGGCGGCGCCCACCGAGTAGGCGCTCGTCATCCAGGCGCCCGAAGCGAAGGAGCCCAGGGCCGCCTCGCCCACCAGCAGCAGCGCGAAGGGCATCATCGCCCCGCCCAGCCGCGGGAAGAGCGAGGCCAGCACCCAGCGGCGCCAGCCCGGATCCGCCCACAGCGCGCGTTGGGCCCGCAGCCCGCTGTCCTCCTGCCCCATTCCGGACACGTGGCCGCTCCCTATCGCTGCGCGGAGACCAACAGGAACATGGGCCGGTCCTGCTCCTCGGCCATTTCAGGGTGCGCCGCGAGCTGCGCGCTGGAGGGGCCCCACTCCTCCACGTGCCGCAGGGTGAAGCCCTGCCGGATCAGCGCGTTCAGCGTGGTCCCAAGCGTCCGGTGGTACTTGACCACCCCGTCCGCCAGCCAGCGCGTCGTGCGCTTCCCTTCGAGCTGATAGCTGTCGACGGGCCACGTCCGGTGCCCCTCGGGGCCGCGCATCCAGGCGGGCTGGCGCGAGGCCATGTAGATGGGATGCTCGGTGGAGAAGACAAAGCGTCCGCCGGGCACCAGCCCCCGGTGAATGGTGGCGAGGAGCCGCGGGAGATCCTCGACGTAGTGCAGGGCCAGTGAGCTGAAGGCGAGCTCAAAGGCCCCTTCCGGAAGCGCCAGGTGCTCCAGGTCGGTCTGCTGGTAGGTGATGGCGTCGTCCGAAGTGACTGCCTTCGCGCGGGCGAGCATCTTCCCGGACAGGTCCAATCCGAGTACGTGGGCGGCGCCGTGCTCCCGGGCCCAGCGGCAAAACCCGCCGAAGCCGCACCCGAGGTCGGCGATCCGGAGGCCCTGGACGTTGGGGAGCAGCGCCCGGAGGGAGGGCCACTCCGGGGCGCCGGCGAGGCCTTTCAGGGAGCGCGCGAGCTGGCTGTAGCCTTCGAAGAAGCCTGGATCATCGTAGATGTTCTGGCTCATGTCCCGCGGCCGCCCCCGAGGCTGTCAGAGCTTGGACTCGAGCAGCTTGCGGATGCCGTCCGTGCGCTGCTGGATGTCGTCCACGTTGGTGTGGGGTTTGTGATCCAACACGAGCGTGCCCCCCTCGAAGGCCGCCATCCGGTCCCCGTAGCTGATGTCCGTGCGGTTCTGGATCTCGATCTTCTTCAGCCCGCCCTTGAGCGCCTCCTTGCCCATGTCGTCAACGGTGATGGCCTTGAGCGCCGCGATGAGCGGCTCGAAGTACACCTTCGGCCAGCACTCGTCATAGAGGTGCGTTTGCTCCTCCAGCGCCAGGGTGTCCCAGTGCACCGTCACTGGCACGTCGAAGCCCGCGGCCGCGTCGATGTCCTTCTTGAACTGGGGGAAGCGCTTGGTTTCGAACTCCTTGGCGGCCCTACGCTCGGCAAGTCCCATGGCTGTTCCTGACGAAGAGTGGATGGCCGCACAGCAGGGGCCACGCGGCGCGCCGGGCACGCTAACGCGGGGCCTGGGCGGGTGGCTACCGAGTTACGGGTGACTTGACGGGCGAAGCAGGGGCGTTGACGGGTGAATGTTTTCCCGGGAGGGCCCTGGGGAGGCCGTTGCCGAAGGAGGGGCGCCGCCCAAGCTTGCCCCCGTGATGGCCCCTCCTCCGTGGCGATGTGCCGTTGGGTGGTTCGTGGTGCAGGCAATCATGGCGTGTGGCACGGGGACTTCTCCGTTGCCCCCCCGCCAGACGGTAGACCCGCCGGAGATGCCCCTGCCGGGGCCGGAGGTGGGCTCGCCCAGCGTGCCACCCCCTGCCCCGCCTGTGGAAGCTCCGTCCGTGGAGGCTCCGCCCATGGAGGCCGTGGACTGGGAGGTGCTTCCGCTCTTCGATGAGGGCGTCAGCCGCAGTGTGAAGGCTTCCGCGCCACGGTTCGACGCTTCCGGCCAACTGTGGATCTCCGAGGCACGCTCTGACCAGATCGGCAGCTCGTCCATGGGCGTGGTGCGGTGGGACGGAACGCAGTGGCGGCATGAGGATTCCGTCTCCACGGATGGCATGTATTCGACGGGCTTCTCGCTGGCGTGCGATGCCCAGGGCCGGATGCTGGTGGGATGGTCGGAGCTGCCCGCGCGAGGCTCGGACCCCGTCCTGCTCTGGCGCCAAGGCACCGGGCTCATGCCCAGCCTGCAGACCTGGACGGACACCTGGCCTACCCGTCCCACCGGGGGAACGGTGCTGTCCAATGCTCAGGGCGAAGCCATCTATGTATGGAGAGATCCGGCGGCCGATGGGACTCACCGGACGCTCCGCAGCCTTCGCATCCAGGAGGACGGCTACGCGCCGTTCGCCCCGCCCTTGCCCTTGCCGGCCGAGGGCCGGAATTTCGGTGCCCCCCTCCAGGATACCCAGTTCTTCGCGCTCGATGACGAGGGTGGGCTGGTGGCCGCGGTGTTCGACCCCAGCGCGCCCCCGGACCAGGGGCTGCACGTGTGGCGCTGGCAGGGCGATGCGTGGACCGAGCTGCCCTCGCTGCCCGGGGGAGCCGGCCTGGAGACCTTGGGGTTCCGCATCGCGGCGGAGGCGGGGGCCCTCGTGGTGTCCCGGTCCCGGGCCGATGCCAAACAGGTGAGGTTGGACGTGTTCCGCTGGAAGGACGGCGGGTGGGAAGCGCTGCCCACCGGCGTGTCCATGCCGCGGCCGGTGCCGTCCATCGCGGGGGGCTTCGCGGCGGTGGCCGTGGATGCGCATCAACGCGTGTGGCTGGCTTATCCCCACCAGGACCCCACCCTCGGTGGCGTGCGGGTGATGGTGTGGACAGGCGCAGGCTGGCAGCCCGTGGGGCAGCCCCTGCGCGGTTACAAGAAGCCCTTCTGGGCCGCGAGCGAGGTGGAGCTTCGGGTTCAGGGAGAGCAGGCGGCCGTGTCCTGGTCCGAGCCCACCATCTCGGGCGCTGGCTCCGTGTTCGTGGCCCTGCTTCGCGCGAAGCCCTAAGCCCGCGGGTGCCCCCGCCGGGGTATCCTTCCGGGCATGAGCAGCCAGCAGAAGTTCAAAAGGGTCATCCTCATCGGCGGAAGCATGGCGGGCCTTCTCGGCGCGCGCGTCCTGTCGGACCACTTCGAGCAGGTGATCCTCCTGGAGCGGGATCCACGTCCCACGGGCCCCGAGCCCCGCAAGGGCGCGCCCCATGCCCGCCACATCCACGCCCTGCTGGGCGCGGGCGTGGAGACGCTCGATGCCTTCTTCCCGGGGCTCGTGCGGGAGCTGACCGCCGAGGGCGCGGTGCTCGTCGACATGGGGCGTGACGGCGCCCTGTTCCAGGCGGGCCAGTGGAAGAGGCGCTATGTCCTCGGCATCGAGACCGTGCTCTGCACCCGCGTCTTCCTGGAGTGGAAGATCCGCTGCCGCATCGCCGCGATTCCCAACGTGGAGATCCGCTATGAGACTTCCGCCGAGGCGCTGCTCTGGGACGAGGCGCGCACCCGCGTCACCGGCGTGCGGGTGAAGACGGGCGGCGCGGAGGAGACGCTCGAGGCGGACCTCGTCGTGGATGCCAGTGGGCGGGGCTCGCGCGCCTCACGCTGGCTGGAGCAGCTCGGCTATGAGCCCCCGCCGGTCGAGGAGGTGGGCATCGACCTGGCCTACTCCAGCCGCCTCTACGCGCCCCCCGAGGATGCCTCCCGGGATTGGAAGCTCCTCATCGTCTATCCCAATCCGCCCGAGAACTCCCGGGCGGGCATTGTCTCCAGCGTCGAAGGCGGGCGGTGGATCGTCACCCTCAGTGGCTACTTCGGCGACCATCCCCCCACGGATGAGGAGGGCTTCCTGGCGTTCACCCGGACGCTGTCCACGCCGCACGTGGCCGAGGCCCTCGCGCGGGCCCGGCCGCTCAGCGAGCCCGTCCGGCACAAGGTTCCCTCCAGCCGCTGGCTTCATTACGAGAAGCTGGAGCGCCTGCCCGAGTCCTTCATCCTCTTCGGCGACTCGGTGTGCGCCTTCAACCCCATCTACGGCCAGGGCATGTCGGTCATCAGCCTGTGCGCGCGGCTGCTCGGGGAGCAGCTCACGGCCCACACCCGTGCCTCGCCGGGCTCGCTCCACGGGTTCTCCCAGCGGTTCCAGCGCAAGCTGGCCGGCTTCCTCACCGTTCCCTGGAAGATCTCCACCACCATGGACCTGAAGTACCCGCAGACGCAGGGCCAGCGGTACTTCGGGATGAAGCTCGTGCACTGGGGCTTCGACGCCATGATTGGCCTGGCCGCTGTCACCGAGGAGACGGGCAAGCCGTTCTACGACATGCTGCACATGAAGCGCGGCGCCGAGGCCCTGATGTCCCCCGGGTACCTGGCGGCGCTCGTCGGCTATGGCCTGAAGCGCCGCTTCGCCTCGCCGGAGCCATCAGACGTACACCGGATGCCCCGCGCGCCGTTGTGACGGTGAGGCTCCCGGCTCAAGGGAAGGCCGCGCAGCTGGCCGTGTTCGGCATGCAGTAGGGCAGGGGGATGCGATCCGGGGAGTAGTAGTACCCCGGGCAGCAGCGGTAGCCCGAGTTGCATGAGTCCAGGACCTGCGGCTCCGGCGTCGCAGCGAGCGACTCGGCCTCGATGGGGGGCTCACCGCACAGGGGCCGGTAGGTGCCTCTCACGCAGGTATTGCCCGTGGGACATTGGTAGTCCGGCGTGCAGGGAGACAGGGCCTGCTTCTGGTCCTGAAGCCCGTCGTCGGCGGGGGCCGGGATTGTCCCATCCATGGAACGGTGCATGCAGAGGGGGCGTCTTCTGGGAATGGGGGCTTGGGGCTATCTCTTCTTCATCGGCAGCCGGGCAGCCCGCCCGCTCCGCAACCCCAAGGATACGACCATGAGCACGCCCTACCGCCGCCTCGACCTCAACAACGCCGCCGTGCTGATGGTGGACCACCAGGCCGGCCTGCTGTCGCTGGTCCGTGACTTCAACCCGGATCAGTTCAAGAACAACGTGCTGGCCCTGGCGGACCTCGCCGCCTTCTTCAAGCTGCCGGTGGTGCTGACCACCAGCTTCGAGGACGGCCCCAACGGCCCGCTCATCCCCGAGCTGAAGGCGAAGTTCCCGGACGCGCCCTTCATCCCGCGCCCCGGGCAGATCAACGCCTGGGACAACGAGGACTTCGTCAAGGCGGTGAAGGCCACCGGCCGCAAGCAGCTCCTCATCGCCGGCGTGGTGACCGAGGTGTGCGTGGCCTTCCCCGCGCTGTCGGCCCTGGCGGAGGACTTCGAGGTGTTCGTGGTGTCCGATGCCTCGGGCACCTTCAACGAGGTGTCGCGCGACGCCTCGTGGGACCGGATGTCCCAGGCGGGCGCCCAGCTCATGACGTGGTTCGCGGTGGCCTGCGAGCTGCAGCGCGACTGGCGCCGGGACGTGGAGGGCCTGGGCGCGCTGCTCTCCAACCACATCCCCGACTACCGCAACCTCATGACCAGCTACAACACGTTCAAGGCGCGCAAGCCCACCCCGTGACGTGACGGCGCTCCTCCGGGCTCCGGGAGCAGGCGAAACATTTTTTCTGGATTTTCAGATAATGGGTTTCGCCTTCTTTCCCGGATTTACCAAGGAGCCGCATGAACCGTCGCACCCCTTCGAAACGTGTCTTGCGAGGGTTCGCCTCGCTCTGTGTGACGTGGATTCTGTGCCTGACCGGCTGTGGGGAGCTGGGCCCGGAGGGCCTCGAGAGCCAGGCGGCCTCGGCCACGTCGCAGGACATGACGGTCCTCGCCGCGCCGTCGAACGTGCAGGCGTTCTACGCGGAGAGCCGGTGGACTTCCCGCTTTGGCGTCACGGGGCCCTACTATGGCCCCGCGGGCCACCGGGGGCACGACATCGCCGCCGGGGCCGGCACGGCGATTCCCGCGCTGCGCTCCGGCACCGTGCGCCGCGTCCAGTACTCCCCCATCGTCGGGCACACCATCGCCATCGAGTCCGCGCCCGGGGACTTCTCCGGGTATGACCACGTCATCCGCACCCGCGTGTCCGTGGGCGACTTTGTCCAGCAGGGGGACATCATCGCCTACGTGGCGGGCGCTGGGGATGACCATGGCTCGGCGTGGTCCGGAGCGCACCTCCACCTCACCCGGGGCTCCACGGATCGCTGCGTGTTCGGCGAGAACGTGAGCGATCCCGCGCCCCTCATCCGCAATGTGCTCGGCACGGGCTCTGGCGGAGGCACGGGGCCCGGGGGCGGCTCCGGCGGCATCCAGGTCAGCGTCGAGGAGGGAAAGATTCTTCAGCGCGTCGCCCAGCGCGGCGGGTACACGGGCCCGGTGGACGGCGCGCTCGGCGTCAACTCGTGGAAGGGCGTGCAGACCGTCATCAAGGCCGAGGGCTACTACACCGGCCCCGTCGATGGCGTCCCGGGGGAGCTGACGTGGAAGGGCGTCCAGCGGCTCGCCCAGCGCGGCGGGTACACGGGCCCCGTGGATGGGTTCCCCGGGCCGAACACCTACGCGGGGCTCAACAACTGGCTCGCGCAGTCTCCGGGCACTCCGCCCCCGTCGGGCATTCAGGGCGTCTACGGCATCGATGTGGGCACCACCCAGCGGGATCTTGACTTCAACGCCGTTCGCAGCGCCGGGTACCAGTTCGCCATCGTCAAGGCGGGCGGCTCCAACGTCTCGCCCATCTACGTCGCGCCGTACTACGCCCAGCAGGTCGCCCGGGCCCGTGCGGCCGGACTCCTCGTCGGGCACTACTGGATGGCGGGCTCCACCACCCCCGCCAATGACGCCCAGTACTTCGTGGATCACCTGTACGACTACCGCGCCGGGGATCTCCTGGTGCTCGACAACGAGGCGATCGACGACGGCATCTTCTGGAATGACGCCATGACCGCCGCCTTCATGCAGGCGGTGAAGAACCGCCTGGGCAAGGCCCCGTTCCTGTACACCTATTCGAGCCTGCTCACGGCCAACACCTGGACCCAGACGAAGGCCGTGGGCTCCAAGCTGTGGATCGCCCACTACACGGGCACGCCGGGCAACCCGAACATCGGCTCGGCCTTCCCCGCGTGGGACATTCACCAGTACACCTCCTCCGGGAACCAGAACGGCATCCCGCTCGACCTGAACGTCGCCAAGCTGTCCGCGTTCGCGGGCCTCGCCCAGCCGCCGCTCGGCGTGACGGCGCCCCCGGCCACCGCCATCCCCGGTGGGGGCTCGGGCGGCGGGGGTGGAAGCGCTCCGGCCATCACCGTGGAGCAGGGCCGCATCCTGCAGACGCTGGCGCGCCGGGGCGGCTACACCGGGCCCATCGATGGCGTGCCGGGCACCCAAACCTGGCTCGGCGTGCAGAAGGTCCTCCGCGAGCTGGGCTACTACGAGGGCCCCGCCGACGGCGCTCCGGGCCTCAACACCTACAAGGGCTTGCAACTGCTCGCCCAGGACGGTGGCTACTCGGGGCCCATCGACGGCATCCCCGGGCCCAACACGTACGCCGGCATCCAGGCGTATTTGAATGGCACCTCCGGCGGGGTGCCGCCCGTCAGCAACGCGCAGGGCGTGACGCTGCAGCGGATTGCCAAGGCGGGCGGGTACACCGGCGCCGTGGACGGCGTCCCGGGCGCGAACACGTGGAAGGGGTTCCAGCAGGTGCTCACCGGCTACGGCTACTCGGGGCCTGTGGATGGCGCCATGGGGACGAACTCGTGGATGGCGCTCCAGCGCTTCGCCGCCAAGGGGGGCTACACGGGCCCCATCGACGGCGCCATGGGCACCAACGGCTGGAAGGGCGTGCAGACCGTGCTGAAGGGCTTTGGCTACACGGGCCCCGTGGATGGCGTCATGGGAACGAACTCGTACGCCGCGCTCCAGCGCGTGGCGCGCCTGGGCGGGTACATGGGGCCCATCGATGGCGCCATGGGGGTGAACTCGTGGAAGGGCGTGCAGACCTTCCTGAGCGGCACCGGGTACACGGGCCCCGTGGACGGCGTGCCGGGAACGAACACCTACAAGGCGCTCCAGGCCCTGGCGGCCCGGGGCGGCTACGCGGGCCCGCTCGACGGCCTCCCCGGAAGCAACACGTACGCGGGGCTGGCGAACCTCCTGGACTGAGTCCGCCTCACGCCGCGGCCGGAGGCGGTCCGGTCCGCGGCGGGGAGGGGGCCTGCTCGCCGGTTACGGGGTGCTGCCCGTCTTGAGCGTGAGGCCGTAGGCGGCCAGGACGGGGTTGACCGGCTGGAAGTAGGTGGTGCCCCCGCTCGTGCAGTTGCCCGAGCCTCCCGATGTCATGCCCTGGGCCTGGCTGCCGGAGAGCCAGGGCCCGCCGGAGTCACCCGGCTCGCTGCACACGTTCGTCCGGGTGAGGCCGGTGACCGCCCCCTCGGCGTAGTTCACCGTCACGTTGCGCGCCTGGATCGTTCCACACATCCAACCCGTGGTGTTTCCATGCCGGCAGACCGAGGCGCCCACCGCCGCGGCCGTGGAGCCGGCGACCACCGTGTTGCCGCCACTGCCGTTGCGCACCCACGGCTGCGGCGTCCAGGAAGCGTTGGTCTTCACCCAGGCGTAGTCGCGGCTGGGAAAGACCGAGGCCTGGACGACGCCCATGACGACGCCGTTGTAGCCGGTGACGGTGGCCCCCGCGGGGGCGCAGTGGCCCGCGGTGACGAAGCCTCCCTGGACGGAGAAGCCCACCGTGCACCGGGCGCTGCCGGCGAAGAACGGATCCCCTCCGCGCACGTCGTACACGGGGCGGGGCGCCTCGGAGGAGGGGACGATCCGGAGGGCCCCGTCCGCGGCCCCCTGGCTCCGGGCGAGGAAGGCCTGGGCGCGCGGCAGGTGGGCGTCCTGGGCCAGCACCACCACGCTGTTGGTGGGCACGTCCACGTACCAGGCATGGATGGACGGGGGCGCTTCCCGCGCGTGGGTGTTCAGCGCCTCCATCACCCGCTCCAGCTGTGCCTGGCTCCGGGCCACGCGCCGGGGCTCGGCGCCCGCGCGGCGGACGAGGGCCTCCCCGGCCTCGGAGGTGACGCCCACGAGGAGCTGGGTGCCTTGCGCATCGAGCCAGGCTCCCGCGAAGTCCTCGCCCAGCGCGTCCCGCAGCGCTGGCTCGAGCGCCTGGGCACGCGCCTCCAGTGTCAGGCGGCGCAAGGTGGACGCCTCGGTCAAGCCTTGCCCCGCCGTCACGCCCTGCGCGGGCTCGGGCGGCAGCGGCTCGGCGGTGGCGGCCAGGCCCTGGAGGGCGGTCCAACCGGTCAGCACGGAGGTGGCGAGAGACGGCAGGAGAGTCTTGCGTGTCATGGGCTGTGCTCCAGGGGGAAAAAGAGACTGTGGGGAGACAAGGATCGCACATCTGTCCCGGAATCCGGGACATGAACATCCGTTTCCCGGCTCACCGCAGCGGGGCGGTGGCCCGCATGAGGGCATCGCGCAGCCAGCGGTGCGCCGGGTCGTCCTCGTAGCGCTCGTGCCAGAGTTGCACGGTGTTGAAGGTGGGCAGGGGCAGGGGCGGCTTGAGCACCTGGAGACGCCAGGCCTGGGCGAAGCCCTCCACCATGCGGCGGGGGGCTGTCAGCACCAGGTCCGAGCGGGTGATGACCAGCGGCGCCGTGAGGAAGAAGGGCAGCCGCAGGGCGATGCGCCGCGAGAGCCCCTGCTTCGCCAGGACCTGGTCCACGATGCCCTCGCCCTCGCCCCGGGGGCTGATGAGCACGTGCGGCAGGCGCAGGTATTGCGCCAGCTCCAGCCGGCGGTTCACCTCCGGGTGGTCCTGGCGGACGATGCAGGAGAACCCCTCCTCGAACAGCTTCTGCTGGCGCAGCGCGGGCGCGGGCGTGGGGAAGGCCTGGATGACGAGGTCCACCGCGCCGCTCTCCAGCAGCTCGGGCGTCCGGCGCTCGTCGACGGGGCGCACGTCCAGGTCCACCTTCGGCGCCTCCGTGCGCAGCAGCGCCAGCAGCGGCGGCAGGATGATGGAGGCGAAGTAGTCGCTGGTGGCCAGGGTGAAGCGGTGCACGGCGGTGGAGGGCTCGAAGAGGGGCTCGTCGTGCAGGGCCCGCTGCAGCTCCAGCAACCCCCGGCGGATGGGCACGGCGAGCTGCTGCGCGCGCGGGGTGAGCACCATGCCGCCCCGGCCCCGGATGAGCAGCGCATCGCCGAACACCTCCCGGAGCTGCCGCAGCGCATGGCTCAGCGCCGACTGGGTGAGCCCCAGCCGGGCCGCCGCCTTCGTCACGCTCGCCTCGGTCAGCAGCGCATCCAGGGCCACCAGGAGGTTCAGGTTGACGCGGGACAGGTCCACGGGGGCGGAGGAGGCGGGAACATGAATGCGGCTCATGGGCTTATGAATAGCATGCAGTGGCTTCATCTCCGGCGGGAGCGCATCTTGAGTCCCGTTGCTGCCTCGCAACCCCACGGAGAACGCCATGAGCATCGTCATCAACACCCCCAATGGTTCCATCGGCCGCGGCCTCGCGGAGAAGCTGCTGGCGGCCGGCAAGGCCCTCACCGTCATCAGCCGCAGCCCGGACAAGGTGGCGGAGCTAGCGAAGCGGGGCGCGCGCGTCATCGAGGGCTCCATCGACGAGCCGGCGGTGCTGGAGCGCGCCCTGGCCGGCGCCGAGGCGCTGTTCTGGCTCACGCCCCCCGCCACGCGGCCGGACTACCACGCCTGGGCGGTTCAGGCCGCGCGCGCGGCGGCCCAGGCCGTGAAGGCCCACGGCGTGAAGCGCGTCGTCGTCCTGTCCAGCGTGGGCGCCCAGACGGGCCGCGG contains:
- the ycaC gene encoding isochorismate family cysteine hydrolase YcaC, producing the protein MSTPYRRLDLNNAAVLMVDHQAGLLSLVRDFNPDQFKNNVLALADLAAFFKLPVVLTTSFEDGPNGPLIPELKAKFPDAPFIPRPGQINAWDNEDFVKAVKATGRKQLLIAGVVTEVCVAFPALSALAEDFEVFVVSDASGTFNEVSRDASWDRMSQAGAQLMTWFAVACELQRDWRRDVEGLGALLSNHIPDYRNLMTSYNTFKARKPTP
- a CDS encoding MFS transporter, with product MGQEDSGLRAQRALWADPGWRRWVLASLFPRLGGAMMPFALLLVGEAALGSFASGAWMTSAYSVGAAVASPFRGRQMDRRSLPGALRTPLLLQALLCGAMALAGTLRASLPVLLVLSLLLGVIPAGVAGAYRALLPSLLPPARLAPAFAIDAVLIEVAWIGGPPLVGALALVHPSLSLGVIGAGALLALGINRWLPPRAPPPSSTLPGDRVSLRPLLQGLPLLVYVSVVACGVGWGSVDTALPARLVELGSRAELWGGLSALLSVTSAVGGLVHASLLRPSSPQRALGRALVFLALWGGLLLPTVWMDSVLGLGVWLAAAGLFLAPLVGLLTYLLQQALPSDRQAEGFALYGACWALGIGVGSALTALLLRHASAQMALVPTGAVPLLAAGAVVLLARARPHPPATPPAP
- a CDS encoding GH25 family lysozyme, whose amino-acid sequence is MNRRTPSKRVLRGFASLCVTWILCLTGCGELGPEGLESQAASATSQDMTVLAAPSNVQAFYAESRWTSRFGVTGPYYGPAGHRGHDIAAGAGTAIPALRSGTVRRVQYSPIVGHTIAIESAPGDFSGYDHVIRTRVSVGDFVQQGDIIAYVAGAGDDHGSAWSGAHLHLTRGSTDRCVFGENVSDPAPLIRNVLGTGSGGGTGPGGGSGGIQVSVEEGKILQRVAQRGGYTGPVDGALGVNSWKGVQTVIKAEGYYTGPVDGVPGELTWKGVQRLAQRGGYTGPVDGFPGPNTYAGLNNWLAQSPGTPPPSGIQGVYGIDVGTTQRDLDFNAVRSAGYQFAIVKAGGSNVSPIYVAPYYAQQVARARAAGLLVGHYWMAGSTTPANDAQYFVDHLYDYRAGDLLVLDNEAIDDGIFWNDAMTAAFMQAVKNRLGKAPFLYTYSSLLTANTWTQTKAVGSKLWIAHYTGTPGNPNIGSAFPAWDIHQYTSSGNQNGIPLDLNVAKLSAFAGLAQPPLGVTAPPATAIPGGGSGGGGGSAPAITVEQGRILQTLARRGGYTGPIDGVPGTQTWLGVQKVLRELGYYEGPADGAPGLNTYKGLQLLAQDGGYSGPIDGIPGPNTYAGIQAYLNGTSGGVPPVSNAQGVTLQRIAKAGGYTGAVDGVPGANTWKGFQQVLTGYGYSGPVDGAMGTNSWMALQRFAAKGGYTGPIDGAMGTNGWKGVQTVLKGFGYTGPVDGVMGTNSYAALQRVARLGGYMGPIDGAMGVNSWKGVQTFLSGTGYTGPVDGVPGTNTYKALQALAARGGYAGPLDGLPGSNTYAGLANLLD
- a CDS encoding NAD(P)/FAD-dependent oxidoreductase translates to MSSQQKFKRVILIGGSMAGLLGARVLSDHFEQVILLERDPRPTGPEPRKGAPHARHIHALLGAGVETLDAFFPGLVRELTAEGAVLVDMGRDGALFQAGQWKRRYVLGIETVLCTRVFLEWKIRCRIAAIPNVEIRYETSAEALLWDEARTRVTGVRVKTGGAEETLEADLVVDASGRGSRASRWLEQLGYEPPPVEEVGIDLAYSSRLYAPPEDASRDWKLLIVYPNPPENSRAGIVSSVEGGRWIVTLSGYFGDHPPTDEEGFLAFTRTLSTPHVAEALARARPLSEPVRHKVPSSRWLHYEKLERLPESFILFGDSVCAFNPIYGQGMSVISLCARLLGEQLTAHTRASPGSLHGFSQRFQRKLAGFLTVPWKISTTMDLKYPQTQGQRYFGMKLVHWGFDAMIGLAAVTEETGKPFYDMLHMKRGAEALMSPGYLAALVGYGLKRRFASPEPSDVHRMPRAPL
- a CDS encoding class I SAM-dependent methyltransferase, with the translated sequence MSQNIYDDPGFFEGYSQLARSLKGLAGAPEWPSLRALLPNVQGLRIADLGCGFGGFCRWAREHGAAHVLGLDLSGKMLARAKAVTSDDAITYQQTDLEHLALPEGAFELAFSSLALHYVEDLPRLLATIHRGLVPGGRFVFSTEHPIYMASRQPAWMRGPEGHRTWPVDSYQLEGKRTTRWLADGVVKYHRTLGTTLNALIRQGFTLRHVEEWGPSSAQLAAHPEMAEEQDRPMFLLVSAQR